The Myxosarcina sp. GI1 genome contains the following window.
TCATCCTTTTGGCTACGGACAAGAACTGTATTTTTGGACTTTAGTTGTAGCCTTATTTATTTTTGCCGTTGGCGGAGGAATGTCAATTTATGAAGGAGTCAACCATTTACTCGCTCCCGAACCTCTTACAGATCCCTTTTGGAACTATGTAGTTTTAGGTTTTGCTTTTGTCTTTGAAGGCTATTCTTGGAATGTTGCACTGCAAGAATTTTTGGCTAAAAAAGGAGATGAAGATATTTGGACGGCAGTTCGTGCTAGCAAAGATCCGACTATATTTACCATTTTATTTGAAGATTCTGCTGCTTTAGTAGGTTTGATTGTAGCTTTTTTGGGAGTGTTGTCTGGTCATTTATTAAACAATGTCTATTTAGATGGTGTTGCCTCGATCGCTATTGGTATTATTCTGGCAGGTGTAGCAATTTTACTAGCATATGAAAGTAAAGGATTGTTAATTGGCGAAGGTGCTGACGCTAAAACTGTAGCAGACATTCGTAGTTTGACTAAAGCCGATCCTGCCGTACGAAATGTTTTAAAAGTTTTGACGC
Protein-coding sequences here:
- a CDS encoding cation diffusion facilitator family transporter, with the protein product MSSTSAKKTIYAAITANFGIAIIKFIAAFITGSSAMLSEGIHSIVDTGNELLLLLGLRLSKKPPDDTHPFGYGQELYFWTLVVALFIFAVGGGMSIYEGVNHLLAPEPLTDPFWNYVVLGFAFVFEGYSWNVALQEFLAKKGDEDIWTAVRASKDPTIFTILFEDSAALVGLIVAFLGVLSGHLLNNVYLDGVASIAIGIILAGVAILLAYESKGLLIGEGADAKTVADIRSLTKADPAVRNVLKVLTLHFGPEEILLNLEIQFTKKLSTEQLAIVVERLEKQIKSKHPEIKNIFVEAKSIAASRLAQVNQEPENSLNKT